The stretch of DNA ATccatttaatttatctatttaaaattttctttcacacTTTAAATTTCGAGACATTGACATCAGCTATCGAGATATCGACATCAATCTAAATGAAAAAAACGTCATGGGTTACGTTTGACATGCTTCAcgtcatattttacattttacatttcataatCATACCGACTATAAACTTCTTTTCAAGATTCGAGAAATTATCGTTCTACGCACGATGCCTGCTGGTAAGTATTCATTCTTACGTGTGCAGACACAAATGATCAAACTTCGCCTTTGATGATCTCAAAACTGCTCTTGACTCTTTCAATCTCGTTGGTTGATGTTATGTAACTCTCTAAACACATTAAAAAACGACTGTTAAACTGCGCTATTAAACAAGATCGTATAAATAAGATCGAGTTTGTGTATCGAGTACGTGATtgcaatttacaaaattgcaattaGACTGTAAAAGTTACAAATTGGATATTTTATGCTACCAATAAATtagacaatatttaaaaacaaataaattataacacttttgtaataattgttcGAGAACACATGCAGTGTACACACATGCGAATGTGATCCATTTGCACGCTACGTAAATTATAGTCCCGGAACTTCTAATCGTTCCTCgtcaaaacaatttttttgtttgcacACTTCTTCCGGTATGCACGATGACTAAGAAGTGTACAAAGGCGCGGTTCGTTAGTAACAATTCGACATTGCGAAATAGTATAGCGTCCTATATACAAGGACGTTGTTGTTCAACAGCAATAGACACAGTCGTGAAATGAGGCCGCACGACGTATTTCCGTCATCATTAATaagtgaataattataattcatttataCGCGAGTTTTGTCTTTCCTGCAATCAAGGATACAATATAAGTTATTTTCCTTAATCTTGCGAGTTTTATAACATAgcgagaaaaagatataagttatttaatgccgtaaatgttataaaattctttaattatttaaatcaactaattaaatttccaaatactatttttaaaatattgcacgttttttttttttgacgtgTAGCGtactttttacatatatgaaaGGAGAAAAGTAACATAATGGAacgaaattattgttattaaaataggCTCGGTGTCGTGCAGCCGTTGAATGACGGAAGACCGTCGTACTTCGATCTAccgtaaaagaataaattgcaCCTGCGGATGGGAGGTAAAGTTCGGTTACGGCGTGGCTTTCACGCTAGCCGTCTTCGAGGCGAAGCGTCTCTTCGTGCTCGCCTTGGAGATTTTTGCAGAATGGCAGGTGATCCGCTTAGCAGGTGGTCTCCAGCCGGTCGCCCTCATCTTGGCGGAAGTTGCTCTGGGATTACCGTGCGCCCTTATGACTGTACGCACCATACGCAGGTAATGTTTACATCTATCTAATGATTAATGAAGCGAGATGTATATGCGCGCAAAACAGTTGACTTCGAGCGCTACttttcttttgatatttttgacttATTCAAGTTGgaattaattcatttaatagCTTACTGCACTTTGTTACATTAAAGAGGTCCGAATAggaaagtaattatatttacgtaaaaatgtattattaattaataacatttattatagtttttcagcatattaaaatgtaataatgaatTACAGGCGCAAATTAACCAGTTTTCCGAACACTAAGCAAGTGCTGAAGTGCCTTTTAATGATGATAGTTGTGTGCGCCGCTGTGAACACGGCGACCTTAGCCTCGATAGGATATCACATCAGTGTGAGGCGAGAGACGCTGGTCCATGTCTTCAACGCCTCCATGCAGCTTTACGTCAAGGCAGCATCGTACAAGTATGCGATCGACGAGATCCAATTCGTGCTACAATGTTGTGGTCACACATCTTATACCGATTGGTTTCTTTTCGACTGGCAGGTAAGCTTCGTTATATTCACTTCAGTCTCATTGTCAGTTAATGGAAGCATCTGTTTCTGCAAAAATTTGGAAGAAATaatccatttattttattaattttatttatctatctggataatttaacatttatattctctatatatctatatttttttatttttaatataattattattgtgttaGATAAATTTAACGGCGAATGAGCTggatatctttaaaaaaataattttactgtgTATAACACAGTCACGATTTTTTTGGGAAAATTAAGTCTTCCGACAGGAAATGGGATGGAAGAAAATAGAATCTCGAACAAAAACTATAGGGATTGCAGGGTTTCTTCAAAACTTTCTCCGAAGAACTAATTTAcccatttttatttatttttttattttctgggAAGAGAGTGGATTATGCGTCCCGAGAGGAAATGGCGgaacaaagtaaaatatcgGATGAAGACTACAGGGACCGTGGAGTTCCTTTCAGCTGTTGTAACTTGCGTGCTGTTGCGCCCTGCGTGCACATAGAAATGACGGATGATAAAACGATAAACGTGAACGGCTGCGCGGAAGTCATCAGTCCTATTCTTTTTAGAATCGTCATAGTCGCTTACATCATGACCAgcactttaataattatacaagtgCTATTAGCGTATTTAATTGCCAGAGtaagttatattattcaatcatAGCTATACCACACAACTTAAAGCTTTTAAGtaatgaattatattacaattagcGCATATAAGCTCATCATTAAGTTATCAACGAAagatctatatattttataatgacattctattaaaaattcgttataaacaaatatttattacaacttGCGATTGGAACAGcgttattagaaataagaaataaattttaatcaacacTGTTTCactgtaaaattaatactgcttgtaaaacagaaagaaattatCTTTCTAAAGCATAATGATGGTTTCCATATGCATGTCAATCTGTCATGTTACAGATGGTTAACAGATTTATGCCACAAGAAACTCCCTATCTTCAGGTAAGACGTCCTGCTACGCTAGTCAACATTGTAAACGTATCTTCaagaatttatatactttaactTTCTTTCGAAAAGATATCTCTTCGAGACCAAAATCCAAACACATGTTGCCACCCATTGTTGATTAAAAGTCATATCAAGAAAAACAAGAAAGATAAACCGCCTTTGTCTAAATACAGTTGTTCTATCATGAATCATGAAAATTGGTAAGAAAAAATTCtggtagataaatattaatataatcactGTTACACAAATTTCCAAACCATATAAAGACGATGAAAGTAACAAGACAATAATTTGCTCAACAGTACTTGGGACGTGGCAAAGATTAAACCGAGCGTTCACGAGGAGCATAAAATATCCACGAAACGTTTTTACAAGCACGCACGCTGAAGGCTTCTTGCGCTAATGATTTACAAGTCTTCAGAACGATTAGAGCGGTACGACTCTTTCGAACAAACTgcgcattaatattaatacgacAAAATACTAATTGTTACAATGACAAAATACTAATTGCGGCAGTTAGAGGTGAGTTAAGTCACTGAGTagaataaatatcttaatagtGTTAATAGTTTTAGTaggaaataagtaaatttCCAGTGTGAGATTCAAGATGTAAGAATTCCGCGCAGTTCGCTATGACGAAGATGACGATTTGTATACAGGAAGTCGTGGAATTATCGTTTCTTGGCGtgaata from Linepithema humile isolate Giens D197 chromosome 2, Lhum_UNIL_v1.0, whole genome shotgun sequence encodes:
- the LOC105680004 gene encoding uncharacterized protein, yielding MTEDRRTSIYRKRINCTCGWEVKFGYGVAFTLAVFEAKRLFVLALEIFAEWQVIRLAGGLQPVALILAEVALGLPCALMTVRTIRRRKLTSFPNTKQVLKCLLMMIVVCAAVNTATLASIGYHISVRRETLVHVFNASMQLYVKAASYKYAIDEIQFVLQCCGHTSYTDWFLFDWQRVDYASREEMAEQSKISDEDYRDRGVPFSCCNLRAVAPCVHIEMTDDKTINVNGCAEVISPILFRIVIVAYIMTSTLIIIQVLLAYLIARMVNRFMPQETPYLQISLRDQNPNTCCHPLLIKSHIKKNKKDKPPLSKYSCSIMNHENCTWDVAKIKPSVHEEHKISTKRFYKHAR